The following is a genomic window from Geoalkalibacter halelectricus.
CCTCTGTGGCCATCTTCCACATTTTTTCAGGGTGCAAACGCCTCTCTTCCATCCCTAAGCAGACGCCCCGGCGCCCCGTCCCTGCGGGGAGAGGCCAATTAGGCGCGGCGCCAAATCAACAATTTCAGCCCGAACCCCGGCATCCAGGCGGCGCAGCCAGGACGCCGGCAGCCCTTCGCGGCCATAGAACGCCCCGGCGATCATCCCGGCGATGGCACCCGTGGTGTCGGCGTCACCGCCCTGATTGACCACCCCGACCAGGCACTCCTCAAAGCTCGCCGTGGTGAACAGAAAGTGAAAGACGGTCTGAAGTGTCTCGACGACATACCCTCCGGCATGTCCGCGGTAATCATTGAAGCGAAAATTGGGATGAGTCGCCACCAGGTCGCGAGTCAGGGCGTGCAGGGCTGGACGGTCGGCGCCGAGCAGTGCCTGGTGCACCATTTGCCCCACGGTAAGGCAGGCGGCGTCGGAGAGGGGATGATTGTGGGTCAGGTGGGCCTGTTCGCGCGCGCAGCGCGCCAGCAGCGCCGCATCGCCCAGGGTGAACAGAGCCACGGGCAGCATGCGCATCACGGCGCCGTTGCCGGCATCCCACTCATTGAGAGGGCATTGCATCTGACCCTGAAGCATGAAATCGCGAATGCCGCGCCGGCAGGTCGCGCCGATATCGACGGGCTTGGCCCGCATCCAGGCGACGAAGCGCTCGGCGATGCCCTTGAGATCCCAGGCGCCGGCGGCCACCAGGGCGCGGGCGATGCACAGGGACATCTCCGTATCGTCGGTGACCTGGCCCGGCTTGAGATGCAGCCAGCCGCCGCCGACGATCTTGCGGTGCACGCCGAAGCGGGAGCGAATTTCGGTCGGGGTCATGAATTCGGTGGTGGCGCCCAGGGCGTCGCCCAGGGCCAGCCCGAGAAAAGCGGCCTCGGCGCGGCGCAGCACCTCGGTCATCCGAAGCCGCCCGTCACCACTTCAATTTCGTATTCCCCGCCCAGCACCAGAACCTCCTCCTCGCCCTTGAGCAAACTCGAAGGCAGGATGCCGCATTGATAAAAAATCTTGGCGCGCGGCACCCGCGCCTTCATGACCTTGCTGCCGAATTCCCAGGCGCGCTCGAAATCGCTGGTAAAGGAATTGAGGTTGTTGAGCCGCACCACGCAACGGTTTTTCTCCAGCGCCTCAACCAGGGGATATTCGTGAAAATCATAGACGCCGCGGTACAGGGTGAGATGCATCTGCCGCGGATAGCGACTGGCCAGTTCCTGCTGCACGAACTCAAAGAGCACGTCGAACTGCGAATTGATGGCGTTGGTGCGCGCCGCCCCCTTCATGCGGTCGACCAGATACTGATAATAGACGTGGCTGTTGAGATCGCTGATGGGTTCCTTGTGAAAGGTCGGCGGCAAGCCAAAGCGGCTCTCGACCCAGCCCTTGAGCACCGCCCCCTCCAGGGCGTTGCTGTCGAACATCCAGCCGCGCAAAAAACGCAGGTAACTGTTTTTAAGGCTTTTTCGCCCCTTGGCCGAGGTTTCCTGCTGCCATTGATGGAGTTGAAAGGTCACATCCATGTAGTCGTGAAACTGCAGGGCACGCGCCGCGGCATCGTCCAATGCCGCCAGCCGCTCGAACAGCAGCGGGTTGGCCTGTCGCACCCCTTGAATCTCCAGGGGCTGCGGGTGGGCGTTGAAATGCCGCGAGGCGATGACCCAGGGCGGCAGATTGCACAGGTTCATGGCGGCTGGACGCATGCCTCCCCCTTCAACCTTCCATGAGCAAGATCGCCTCGGCCACCTCCTTGAGGGATTTGCGCTTGTCCATGGCCAGCTTCTGCATGCGGCGATAGGCCTCGGGTTCGCTCATGCCCTTTTTGATCAGCATGCCCTTGGCCTTCTCGATGAGTTTGCGCGACTCAAGGGTTTCGCGCAGGCCCGCCACTTCCTCGCGCAGGGTGGTGACTTCCATGAAATGATGAATGGCAAGATCCACCGCGGGCAACAACTGCTCGCCGCGAAAGGGCTTGACCAGATAACTCATGACCCCGGCCAGGCGGGCACGCTCGATGGTGGCGACATCGGCATTGCCCGTGAGCAGGACGATGGGAGTCGGGGCCTCCTTGCCTATTTTTTCGGCAGCGCTGATGCCATCGAGAACAGGCATGGTGACATCCATCACAATCAGCAGCGGGCGTTTGGCCAGGGCCAGGTTGACGGCCTCCTGGCCGTTGGCGGCCTCAACGATCTCGTCAAAACCGTAGTGAGCCAGGGTTTCCGCCGCCTGCCGGCGGATCATGGGTTCGTCGTCAACGACGAGAGCGGTTTTCATGCACGGTACCTCCCAGGGATGGGTTGCGTGGAGGGCGCAGCGCCCTGCCCAACCCATTGCATAAGCAATGCCGCGGCGCCTCAGCTCCCGAAACGATCGCGGTCGGGGCCGCCCTGATGGCGATAGGCGCGCTGAAAAACCCAGCCGGCCAGCAGGATGGTAAGCGCCGCCAGGACAAACACTCCGGCGTAGGGCAGTGCCTGGTCCGCGACCGGCGCCGGAACGCCAAGATCCATCATGACCTCGATGAAGCGCCCGGCGAGTGCCGCGCCAAAGGCTCCGGCGGTGAAAAAAACCAGGTTGTAGAGGCCCATGCCGACTCCGGCGTGGGGCGGAGCCAGGGTGGTGGAAATCGCCTTGGCCAGGGCCGACTGAATAAACGCAAAGCCGGTGTAGCA
Proteins encoded in this region:
- the draG gene encoding ADP-ribosyl-[dinitrogen reductase] hydrolase — translated: MTEVLRRAEAAFLGLALGDALGATTEFMTPTEIRSRFGVHRKIVGGGWLHLKPGQVTDDTEMSLCIARALVAAGAWDLKGIAERFVAWMRAKPVDIGATCRRGIRDFMLQGQMQCPLNEWDAGNGAVMRMLPVALFTLGDAALLARCAREQAHLTHNHPLSDAACLTVGQMVHQALLGADRPALHALTRDLVATHPNFRFNDYRGHAGGYVVETLQTVFHFLFTTASFEECLVGVVNQGGDADTTGAIAGMIAGAFYGREGLPASWLRRLDAGVRAEIVDLAPRLIGLSPQGRGAGASA
- a CDS encoding ANTAR domain-containing response regulator, with product MKTALVVDDEPMIRRQAAETLAHYGFDEIVEAANGQEAVNLALAKRPLLIVMDVTMPVLDGISAAEKIGKEAPTPIVLLTGNADVATIERARLAGVMSYLVKPFRGEQLLPAVDLAIHHFMEVTTLREEVAGLRETLESRKLIEKAKGMLIKKGMSEPEAYRRMQKLAMDKRKSLKEVAEAILLMEG
- a CDS encoding NAD(+)--dinitrogen-reductase ADP-D-ribosyltransferase, which gives rise to MRPAAMNLCNLPPWVIASRHFNAHPQPLEIQGVRQANPLLFERLAALDDAAARALQFHDYMDVTFQLHQWQQETSAKGRKSLKNSYLRFLRGWMFDSNALEGAVLKGWVESRFGLPPTFHKEPISDLNSHVYYQYLVDRMKGAARTNAINSQFDVLFEFVQQELASRYPRQMHLTLYRGVYDFHEYPLVEALEKNRCVVRLNNLNSFTSDFERAWEFGSKVMKARVPRAKIFYQCGILPSSLLKGEEEVLVLGGEYEIEVVTGGFG